In Procambarus clarkii isolate CNS0578487 chromosome 25, FALCON_Pclarkii_2.0, whole genome shotgun sequence, the following proteins share a genomic window:
- the LOC123756426 gene encoding uncharacterized protein isoform X4 — protein sequence MAAMEQQHKEKRRGSNMCLVCGRQGGNNIVVTSVHSFVSASGTPLADFLVKVVGEDPCYSVSEVICQQCFVLLDRLDAYQARAAEIHTHVTSRYRDTKLELLGQRQRMSELIASSLSNVQELRHGTTLNVSDELTITVVHEALPRKRRKFYRLENGPTTKLAANIYGANSIYSTRNDAMNQFISKKLKRKRVPELSSDMYFSTDKKKKLLESGNVSVSNNNNITYANCVKSWVTSEGTAQCGVERPAKKKSLHLSADVRNSGTEDELSDDTNHGNPGLKIADEDEGEDGDEDDDDEDEDDDDGEDDDDQEEELENGEEHSEVAENNEEEGEKEEEEESSNDDTSSESDEDDGSASEQDEDAKSEAQSWSGMEQEQENDNDDNEDEEDEGEEIASADEKCDRPPQRPESSLSKTSKAEAVLENSKSKITPQQQLQAPSKLTPKAESNGQIPLQAGGECVSPQVAEAMLMQSPLATSLLQSFLATSLWFGSPETSKKKKTGVQSKPKHTHQVPDDVTSETLAVTAGSTKDKKKRQELKNTGQSYINTKGKLVDAKRVWPQDCSRCPLKCNARISEDDRQKIFAEYWGLADYNLQREYLAAHMQREEKLGPSGLLRTVILYFLTCGNTSKLQVCRQFFLKTLDVSEKASRIVLEKMVRGELGSEGGAVSPPPGNARPHSSQEDQLSSKHEDEANMSNEDDEIKSEGSS from the exons GCAGCCATGGAGCAGCAGCACAAAGAAAAACGGAGAGGAAGTAATATGTGTCTTGTGTGTGGTCGGCAGGGAGGTAACAATATTGTTGTTACCAGTGTCCATAGCTTTGTGTCTGCATCAGGAACTCCTCTGGCTGACTTTCTTGTTAAG GTTGTGGGTGAAGACCCATGCTACTCAGTCAGTGAGGTCATTTGCCAGCAGTGCTTTGTCCTTCTTGACCGCCTAGATGCATATCAAGCTCGTGCTGCGGAAATCCATACACATGTCACTTCCAG ATATCGGGACACTAAGCTGGAGTTGTTGGGGCAACGGCAGAGAATGAGTGAGCTAATAGCATCTTCTCTGTCCAATGTACAGGAGCTTCGACATGGAACTACCCTAA ATGTGAGTGATGAACTGACTATCACAGTTGTTCATGAAGCGTTACCAAGAAAAAGACGAAAATTCTACAGATTAGAAAATGGTCCAACAACCAAATTGGCAGCTAATATTTATGGTGCAAATAGTATATACAGTACAAGAAATGATGCTATGAACCAATTTATTTCTAAAAAATTAAAAAGAAAGAGAGTGCCTGAACTTAGTAGTGATATGTATTTTTCAACAGACAAGAAAAAAAAGTTATTAGAAAGTGGCAATGTGTCTGTAAGTAACAATAACAATATTACATATGCAAATTGTGTCAAAAGTTGGGTGACGTCTGAAGGGACTGCTCAGTGCGGAGTAGAACGGCCAGCAAAGAAAAAATCTCTACACTTGTCGGCAGATGTGAGAAACAGTGGTACTGAGGATGAGCTCAGTGATGACACTAACCATGGCAACCCTGGGCTAAAGATAGCAGATGAGGATGAGGGAGAAGATGGGGATGAAGATGACGACGACGAGGATGAGgacgatgatgatggtgaagatgatgatgatcaGGAGGAGGAGTTAGAAAATGGGGAGGAACACTCAGAGGTTGCGGAAAACAATGAAGAGGAGGGggaaaaggaggaagaggaagagtcgAGTAACGACGATACAAGTAGCGAGAGTGACGAGGATGACGGCTCGGCCTCGGAGCAAGATGAAGATGCCAAGAGTGAAGCACAGTCATGGTCAGGTATGGAACAAGAGCAAGAAAATGACAATGATGACAATGAAGATGAGGAAGATGAGGGAGAGGAGATTGCATCAG CAGATGAAAAATGTGATCGTCCTCCTCAAAGGCCAGAGTCATCATTGAGCAAAACCTCTAAAGCAGAGGCTGTACTAGAAAACTCCAAATCTAAGATAACGCCACAACAGCAGTTGCAGGCTCCAAGCAAGCTCACTCCCAAGGCCGAGTCAAATGGACAAATCCCACTCCAAGCTG GTGGAGAATGTGTGTCACCTCAAGTAGCTGAGGCGATGCTGATGCAGAGCCCCCTGGCTACCTCCCTGCTTCAGTCCTTCCTCGCTACTTCACTTTGGTTTGGCTCACCTGAAACATCAAAGAAGAAAAAAACAGGTGTTCAATCTAagccaaaacacacacaccag GTTCCTGATGATGTGACGAGTGAAACGCTTGCAGTGACTGCGGGCTCAACAAAAGATAAAAAGAAGCGTCAGGAGTTGAAAAATACTGGCCAGAGCTACATAAATACTAAAGGAAAACTGGTTGATGCCAAACGAGTGTGGCCACAAGACTGCAGCAG GTGTCCCCTTAAATGCAATGCCCGCATCAGTGAAGATGACCGTCAAAAGATCTTTGCTGAATATTGGGGCTTGGCCGACTACAACCTTCAGAGGGAGTACTTAGCAGCACACATGCAGCGTGAGGAGAAACTGGGGCCCAGTGGCCTACTCCGCACTGTCATTCTGTATTTCCTTACATGTGGTAACACCAGCAAGCTGCAG GTATGCCGCCAATTTTTCCTCAAGACCTTAGATGTGTCTGAAAAAGCATCAAGAATTGTCTTAGAAAAGATGGTACGTGGAGAGTTAGGAAGCGAGGGGGGTGCCGTCTCTCCACCACCAGGTAATGCTCGGCCTCACTCTTCACAAGAAGACCAACTCTCCAGTAAACATGAAGATGAAGCAAATATGAGCAATGAAGATGATGAAATAAAGAGCGAGGGCTCATCGTGA
- the LOC123756426 gene encoding uncharacterized protein isoform X3 — translation MIKAAMEQQHKEKRRGSNMCLVCGRQGGNNIVVTSVHSFVSASGTPLADFLVKVVGEDPCYSVSEVICQQCFVLLDRLDAYQARAAEIHTHVTSRYRDTKLELLGQRQRMSELIASSLSNVQELRHGTTLNVSDELTITVVHEALPRKRRKFYRLENGPTTKLAANIYGANSIYSTRNDAMNQFISKKLKRKRVPELSSDMYFSTDKKKKLLESGNVSVSNNNNITYANCVKSWVTSEGTAQCGVERPAKKKSLHLSADVRNSGTEDELSDDTNHGNPGLKIADEDEGEDGDEDDDDEDEDDDDGEDDDDQEEELENGEEHSEVAENNEEEGEKEEEEESSNDDTSSESDEDDGSASEQDEDAKSEAQSWSGMEQEQENDNDDNEDEEDEGEEIASADEKCDRPPQRPESSLSKTSKAEAVLENSKSKITPQQQLQAPSKLTPKAESNGQIPLQAGGECVSPQVAEAMLMQSPLATSLLQSFLATSLWFGSPETSKKKKTGVQSKPKHTHQVPDDVTSETLAVTAGSTKDKKKRQELKNTGQSYINTKGKLVDAKRVWPQDCSRCPLKCNARISEDDRQKIFAEYWGLADYNLQREYLAAHMQREEKLGPSGLLRTVILYFLTCGNTSKLQVCRQFFLKTLDVSEKASRIVLEKMVRGELGSEGGAVSPPPGNARPHSSQEDQLSSKHEDEANMSNEDDEIKSEGSS, via the exons atgaTCAAGGCAGCCATGGAGCAGCAGCACAAAGAAAAACGGAGAGGAAGTAATATGTGTCTTGTGTGTGGTCGGCAGGGAGGTAACAATATTGTTGTTACCAGTGTCCATAGCTTTGTGTCTGCATCAGGAACTCCTCTGGCTGACTTTCTTGTTAAG GTTGTGGGTGAAGACCCATGCTACTCAGTCAGTGAGGTCATTTGCCAGCAGTGCTTTGTCCTTCTTGACCGCCTAGATGCATATCAAGCTCGTGCTGCGGAAATCCATACACATGTCACTTCCAG ATATCGGGACACTAAGCTGGAGTTGTTGGGGCAACGGCAGAGAATGAGTGAGCTAATAGCATCTTCTCTGTCCAATGTACAGGAGCTTCGACATGGAACTACCCTAA ATGTGAGTGATGAACTGACTATCACAGTTGTTCATGAAGCGTTACCAAGAAAAAGACGAAAATTCTACAGATTAGAAAATGGTCCAACAACCAAATTGGCAGCTAATATTTATGGTGCAAATAGTATATACAGTACAAGAAATGATGCTATGAACCAATTTATTTCTAAAAAATTAAAAAGAAAGAGAGTGCCTGAACTTAGTAGTGATATGTATTTTTCAACAGACAAGAAAAAAAAGTTATTAGAAAGTGGCAATGTGTCTGTAAGTAACAATAACAATATTACATATGCAAATTGTGTCAAAAGTTGGGTGACGTCTGAAGGGACTGCTCAGTGCGGAGTAGAACGGCCAGCAAAGAAAAAATCTCTACACTTGTCGGCAGATGTGAGAAACAGTGGTACTGAGGATGAGCTCAGTGATGACACTAACCATGGCAACCCTGGGCTAAAGATAGCAGATGAGGATGAGGGAGAAGATGGGGATGAAGATGACGACGACGAGGATGAGgacgatgatgatggtgaagatgatgatgatcaGGAGGAGGAGTTAGAAAATGGGGAGGAACACTCAGAGGTTGCGGAAAACAATGAAGAGGAGGGggaaaaggaggaagaggaagagtcgAGTAACGACGATACAAGTAGCGAGAGTGACGAGGATGACGGCTCGGCCTCGGAGCAAGATGAAGATGCCAAGAGTGAAGCACAGTCATGGTCAGGTATGGAACAAGAGCAAGAAAATGACAATGATGACAATGAAGATGAGGAAGATGAGGGAGAGGAGATTGCATCAG CAGATGAAAAATGTGATCGTCCTCCTCAAAGGCCAGAGTCATCATTGAGCAAAACCTCTAAAGCAGAGGCTGTACTAGAAAACTCCAAATCTAAGATAACGCCACAACAGCAGTTGCAGGCTCCAAGCAAGCTCACTCCCAAGGCCGAGTCAAATGGACAAATCCCACTCCAAGCTG GTGGAGAATGTGTGTCACCTCAAGTAGCTGAGGCGATGCTGATGCAGAGCCCCCTGGCTACCTCCCTGCTTCAGTCCTTCCTCGCTACTTCACTTTGGTTTGGCTCACCTGAAACATCAAAGAAGAAAAAAACAGGTGTTCAATCTAagccaaaacacacacaccag GTTCCTGATGATGTGACGAGTGAAACGCTTGCAGTGACTGCGGGCTCAACAAAAGATAAAAAGAAGCGTCAGGAGTTGAAAAATACTGGCCAGAGCTACATAAATACTAAAGGAAAACTGGTTGATGCCAAACGAGTGTGGCCACAAGACTGCAGCAG GTGTCCCCTTAAATGCAATGCCCGCATCAGTGAAGATGACCGTCAAAAGATCTTTGCTGAATATTGGGGCTTGGCCGACTACAACCTTCAGAGGGAGTACTTAGCAGCACACATGCAGCGTGAGGAGAAACTGGGGCCCAGTGGCCTACTCCGCACTGTCATTCTGTATTTCCTTACATGTGGTAACACCAGCAAGCTGCAG GTATGCCGCCAATTTTTCCTCAAGACCTTAGATGTGTCTGAAAAAGCATCAAGAATTGTCTTAGAAAAGATGGTACGTGGAGAGTTAGGAAGCGAGGGGGGTGCCGTCTCTCCACCACCAGGTAATGCTCGGCCTCACTCTTCACAAGAAGACCAACTCTCCAGTAAACATGAAGATGAAGCAAATATGAGCAATGAAGATGATGAAATAAAGAGCGAGGGCTCATCGTGA
- the LOC123756426 gene encoding uncharacterized protein isoform X1: protein MTFSVVHMIKAAMEQQHKEKRRGSNMCLVCGRQGGNNIVVTSVHSFVSASGTPLADFLVKVVGEDPCYSVSEVICQQCFVLLDRLDAYQARAAEIHTHVTSRYRDTKLELLGQRQRMSELIASSLSNVQELRHGTTLNVSDELTITVVHEALPRKRRKFYRLENGPTTKLAANIYGANSIYSTRNDAMNQFISKKLKRKRVPELSSDMYFSTDKKKKLLESGNVSVSNNNNITYANCVKSWVTSEGTAQCGVERPAKKKSLHLSADVRNSGTEDELSDDTNHGNPGLKIADEDEGEDGDEDDDDEDEDDDDGEDDDDQEEELENGEEHSEVAENNEEEGEKEEEEESSNDDTSSESDEDDGSASEQDEDAKSEAQSWSGMEQEQENDNDDNEDEEDEGEEIASADEKCDRPPQRPESSLSKTSKAEAVLENSKSKITPQQQLQAPSKLTPKAESNGQIPLQAGGECVSPQVAEAMLMQSPLATSLLQSFLATSLWFGSPETSKKKKTGVQSKPKHTHQVPDDVTSETLAVTAGSTKDKKKRQELKNTGQSYINTKGKLVDAKRVWPQDCSRCPLKCNARISEDDRQKIFAEYWGLADYNLQREYLAAHMQREEKLGPSGLLRTVILYFLTCGNTSKLQVCRQFFLKTLDVSEKASRIVLEKMVRGELGSEGGAVSPPPGNARPHSSQEDQLSSKHEDEANMSNEDDEIKSEGSS from the exons ATGactttcagtgttgttcatatgaTCAAGGCAGCCATGGAGCAGCAGCACAAAGAAAAACGGAGAGGAAGTAATATGTGTCTTGTGTGTGGTCGGCAGGGAGGTAACAATATTGTTGTTACCAGTGTCCATAGCTTTGTGTCTGCATCAGGAACTCCTCTGGCTGACTTTCTTGTTAAG GTTGTGGGTGAAGACCCATGCTACTCAGTCAGTGAGGTCATTTGCCAGCAGTGCTTTGTCCTTCTTGACCGCCTAGATGCATATCAAGCTCGTGCTGCGGAAATCCATACACATGTCACTTCCAG ATATCGGGACACTAAGCTGGAGTTGTTGGGGCAACGGCAGAGAATGAGTGAGCTAATAGCATCTTCTCTGTCCAATGTACAGGAGCTTCGACATGGAACTACCCTAA ATGTGAGTGATGAACTGACTATCACAGTTGTTCATGAAGCGTTACCAAGAAAAAGACGAAAATTCTACAGATTAGAAAATGGTCCAACAACCAAATTGGCAGCTAATATTTATGGTGCAAATAGTATATACAGTACAAGAAATGATGCTATGAACCAATTTATTTCTAAAAAATTAAAAAGAAAGAGAGTGCCTGAACTTAGTAGTGATATGTATTTTTCAACAGACAAGAAAAAAAAGTTATTAGAAAGTGGCAATGTGTCTGTAAGTAACAATAACAATATTACATATGCAAATTGTGTCAAAAGTTGGGTGACGTCTGAAGGGACTGCTCAGTGCGGAGTAGAACGGCCAGCAAAGAAAAAATCTCTACACTTGTCGGCAGATGTGAGAAACAGTGGTACTGAGGATGAGCTCAGTGATGACACTAACCATGGCAACCCTGGGCTAAAGATAGCAGATGAGGATGAGGGAGAAGATGGGGATGAAGATGACGACGACGAGGATGAGgacgatgatgatggtgaagatgatgatgatcaGGAGGAGGAGTTAGAAAATGGGGAGGAACACTCAGAGGTTGCGGAAAACAATGAAGAGGAGGGggaaaaggaggaagaggaagagtcgAGTAACGACGATACAAGTAGCGAGAGTGACGAGGATGACGGCTCGGCCTCGGAGCAAGATGAAGATGCCAAGAGTGAAGCACAGTCATGGTCAGGTATGGAACAAGAGCAAGAAAATGACAATGATGACAATGAAGATGAGGAAGATGAGGGAGAGGAGATTGCATCAG CAGATGAAAAATGTGATCGTCCTCCTCAAAGGCCAGAGTCATCATTGAGCAAAACCTCTAAAGCAGAGGCTGTACTAGAAAACTCCAAATCTAAGATAACGCCACAACAGCAGTTGCAGGCTCCAAGCAAGCTCACTCCCAAGGCCGAGTCAAATGGACAAATCCCACTCCAAGCTG GTGGAGAATGTGTGTCACCTCAAGTAGCTGAGGCGATGCTGATGCAGAGCCCCCTGGCTACCTCCCTGCTTCAGTCCTTCCTCGCTACTTCACTTTGGTTTGGCTCACCTGAAACATCAAAGAAGAAAAAAACAGGTGTTCAATCTAagccaaaacacacacaccag GTTCCTGATGATGTGACGAGTGAAACGCTTGCAGTGACTGCGGGCTCAACAAAAGATAAAAAGAAGCGTCAGGAGTTGAAAAATACTGGCCAGAGCTACATAAATACTAAAGGAAAACTGGTTGATGCCAAACGAGTGTGGCCACAAGACTGCAGCAG GTGTCCCCTTAAATGCAATGCCCGCATCAGTGAAGATGACCGTCAAAAGATCTTTGCTGAATATTGGGGCTTGGCCGACTACAACCTTCAGAGGGAGTACTTAGCAGCACACATGCAGCGTGAGGAGAAACTGGGGCCCAGTGGCCTACTCCGCACTGTCATTCTGTATTTCCTTACATGTGGTAACACCAGCAAGCTGCAG GTATGCCGCCAATTTTTCCTCAAGACCTTAGATGTGTCTGAAAAAGCATCAAGAATTGTCTTAGAAAAGATGGTACGTGGAGAGTTAGGAAGCGAGGGGGGTGCCGTCTCTCCACCACCAGGTAATGCTCGGCCTCACTCTTCACAAGAAGACCAACTCTCCAGTAAACATGAAGATGAAGCAAATATGAGCAATGAAGATGATGAAATAAAGAGCGAGGGCTCATCGTGA
- the Catsup gene encoding zinc transporter Slc39a7 translates to MKQFVIRVVIPVILVVCIFMSLPLVCGHGHSHDHHGHSHGNDEPPAFKWSKQANEPYHDEEPHAHHDPHAHHEPHAHHDPHAHHEPHAHQDPHAHHDPHAHHDPHAHQEPPTPTGGAPHNVKLPKSSIWVEAICATLLISIAPYLILFFIPVTNRKEHEPYLKILLAFASGGLLGDAFLHLIPHALMAKAAAGSGDHSHSHSHSHSHSNTHEGSGEADHGHDMSIGLAVLGGIIAFLVVEKFVRIFKGGHSHSHAIPVLQEEKSKKNAEEKSNGDKEKKNDKKKNSKHLTKKNEGEIKVAGYLNLAADFAHNLTDGLAIGASFLAGKSIGVVTTVTIFLHEIPHEIGDFAILLQSGCTRKKAMMLQLLTAVGALTGTIISLLAEGADESATAWILPFTAGGFIYIATVSVIPELLENTRFWQSVFEVVALLSGVGLMMAIAYLEEMGHDH, encoded by the exons ATGAAACAATTTGTGATTCGAGTGGTTATACCTGTGATATtagtagtatgtatatttatgtcacTTCCTCTGGTGTGCGGCCACGGACACAGCCACGACCACCATGGCCATAGTCATGGAAATGACGAACCTCCTGCTTTTAAGTGGAGTAAACAGGCGAATGAACCGTACCACGATGAAGAGCCTCACGCCCACCATGACCCACACGCCCACCACGAGCCACACGCCCACCATGACCCACACGCCCACCACGAGCCACACGCCCACCAGGACCCACACGCCCACCACGACCCACACGCCCACCACGACCCACACGCCCACCAAGAGCCTCCCACCCCCACGGGAGGTGCCCCTCATAATGTCAAATTACCAAAATCCAGCATATGGGTTGAGGCAATTTGTGCAACTCTACTTATTAGTATAGCTCCATACCTAATTCTCTTCTTTATACCTGTGACGAACCGCAAGGAACATGAGCCTTATCTTAAGATCCTTCTTGCCTTTGCCTCGGGTGGCCTTCTCGGGGATGCATTTTTGCACCTGATTCCTCATGCACTTATGGCGAAGGCTGCAGCAGGCAGTGGTGACCACTCACACTCACATTCTCACTCTCATTCTCATTCTAACACCCACGAGGGCAGTGGTGAGGCTGATCATGGTCATGACATGAGCATTGGGCTTGCTGTGTTGGGTGGCATTATCGCATTCCTTGTTGTAGAGAAGTTTGTGCGGATTTTCAAGGGAGGTCACTCGCACTCGCATGCCATTCCAGTGTTGCAGGAAGAAAAGTCTAAGAAGAACGCTGAAGAGAAATCAAATGGAGACAAGGAAAAGAAGAATGACAAAAAGAAAAACTCTAAGCATTTGACCAAAAAAAATGAAG GGGAGATTAAGGTTGCAGGATACCTCAATCTTGCAGCTGATTTTGCCCACAACTTGACAGATGGTCTTGCCATTGGGGCCTCATTTCTGGCTGGCAAGAGCATTGGGGTAGTAACTACAGTTACTATCTTTCTTCATGAAATACCTCATGAAATTGGAGACTTTGCTATCCTTCTGCAGTCTGGATGTACCCGAAAAAAG GCCATGATGCTACAGTTGCTTACAGCTGTTGGAGCTTTAACAGGAACCATAATTTCCTTGTTAGCTGAGGGTGCAG atGAATCTGCCACAGCATGGATCCTGCCATTTACTGCTGGAGGCTTCATTTACATTGCAACTGTATCTGTCATCCCAGAGCTGCTTGAAAACACTCGGTTCTGGCAGTCTGTGTTTGAGGTAGTGGCCCTCCTGAGTGGTGTAGGTCTTATGATGGCTATTGCATACCTTGAAGAGATGGGTCATGACCATTGA
- the LOC123756426 gene encoding uncharacterized protein isoform X2 yields the protein MTFSVVHMIKAAMEQQHKEKRRGSNMCLVCGRQGGNNIVVTSVHSFVSASGTPLADFLVKVVGEDPCYSVSEVICQQCFVLLDRLDAYQARAAEIHTHVTSRYRDTKLELLGQRQRMSELIASSLSNVQELRHGTTLNVSDELTITVVHEALPRKRRKFYRLENGPTTKLAANIYGANSIYSTRNDAMNQFISKKLKRKRVPELSSDMYFSTDKKKKLLESGNVSVSNNNNITYANCVKSWVTSEGTAQCGVERPAKKKSLHLSADVRNSGTEDELSDDTNHGNPGLKIADEDEGEDGDEDDDDEDEDDDDGEDDDDQEEELENGEEHSEVAENNEEEGEKEEEEESSNDDTSSESDEDDGSASEQDEDAKSEAQSWSGMEQEQENDNDDNEDEEDEGEEIASDEKCDRPPQRPESSLSKTSKAEAVLENSKSKITPQQQLQAPSKLTPKAESNGQIPLQAGGECVSPQVAEAMLMQSPLATSLLQSFLATSLWFGSPETSKKKKTGVQSKPKHTHQVPDDVTSETLAVTAGSTKDKKKRQELKNTGQSYINTKGKLVDAKRVWPQDCSRCPLKCNARISEDDRQKIFAEYWGLADYNLQREYLAAHMQREEKLGPSGLLRTVILYFLTCGNTSKLQVCRQFFLKTLDVSEKASRIVLEKMVRGELGSEGGAVSPPPGNARPHSSQEDQLSSKHEDEANMSNEDDEIKSEGSS from the exons ATGactttcagtgttgttcatatgaTCAAGGCAGCCATGGAGCAGCAGCACAAAGAAAAACGGAGAGGAAGTAATATGTGTCTTGTGTGTGGTCGGCAGGGAGGTAACAATATTGTTGTTACCAGTGTCCATAGCTTTGTGTCTGCATCAGGAACTCCTCTGGCTGACTTTCTTGTTAAG GTTGTGGGTGAAGACCCATGCTACTCAGTCAGTGAGGTCATTTGCCAGCAGTGCTTTGTCCTTCTTGACCGCCTAGATGCATATCAAGCTCGTGCTGCGGAAATCCATACACATGTCACTTCCAG ATATCGGGACACTAAGCTGGAGTTGTTGGGGCAACGGCAGAGAATGAGTGAGCTAATAGCATCTTCTCTGTCCAATGTACAGGAGCTTCGACATGGAACTACCCTAA ATGTGAGTGATGAACTGACTATCACAGTTGTTCATGAAGCGTTACCAAGAAAAAGACGAAAATTCTACAGATTAGAAAATGGTCCAACAACCAAATTGGCAGCTAATATTTATGGTGCAAATAGTATATACAGTACAAGAAATGATGCTATGAACCAATTTATTTCTAAAAAATTAAAAAGAAAGAGAGTGCCTGAACTTAGTAGTGATATGTATTTTTCAACAGACAAGAAAAAAAAGTTATTAGAAAGTGGCAATGTGTCTGTAAGTAACAATAACAATATTACATATGCAAATTGTGTCAAAAGTTGGGTGACGTCTGAAGGGACTGCTCAGTGCGGAGTAGAACGGCCAGCAAAGAAAAAATCTCTACACTTGTCGGCAGATGTGAGAAACAGTGGTACTGAGGATGAGCTCAGTGATGACACTAACCATGGCAACCCTGGGCTAAAGATAGCAGATGAGGATGAGGGAGAAGATGGGGATGAAGATGACGACGACGAGGATGAGgacgatgatgatggtgaagatgatgatgatcaGGAGGAGGAGTTAGAAAATGGGGAGGAACACTCAGAGGTTGCGGAAAACAATGAAGAGGAGGGggaaaaggaggaagaggaagagtcgAGTAACGACGATACAAGTAGCGAGAGTGACGAGGATGACGGCTCGGCCTCGGAGCAAGATGAAGATGCCAAGAGTGAAGCACAGTCATGGTCAGGTATGGAACAAGAGCAAGAAAATGACAATGATGACAATGAAGATGAGGAAGATGAGGGAGAGGAGATTGCATCAG ATGAAAAATGTGATCGTCCTCCTCAAAGGCCAGAGTCATCATTGAGCAAAACCTCTAAAGCAGAGGCTGTACTAGAAAACTCCAAATCTAAGATAACGCCACAACAGCAGTTGCAGGCTCCAAGCAAGCTCACTCCCAAGGCCGAGTCAAATGGACAAATCCCACTCCAAGCTG GTGGAGAATGTGTGTCACCTCAAGTAGCTGAGGCGATGCTGATGCAGAGCCCCCTGGCTACCTCCCTGCTTCAGTCCTTCCTCGCTACTTCACTTTGGTTTGGCTCACCTGAAACATCAAAGAAGAAAAAAACAGGTGTTCAATCTAagccaaaacacacacaccag GTTCCTGATGATGTGACGAGTGAAACGCTTGCAGTGACTGCGGGCTCAACAAAAGATAAAAAGAAGCGTCAGGAGTTGAAAAATACTGGCCAGAGCTACATAAATACTAAAGGAAAACTGGTTGATGCCAAACGAGTGTGGCCACAAGACTGCAGCAG GTGTCCCCTTAAATGCAATGCCCGCATCAGTGAAGATGACCGTCAAAAGATCTTTGCTGAATATTGGGGCTTGGCCGACTACAACCTTCAGAGGGAGTACTTAGCAGCACACATGCAGCGTGAGGAGAAACTGGGGCCCAGTGGCCTACTCCGCACTGTCATTCTGTATTTCCTTACATGTGGTAACACCAGCAAGCTGCAG GTATGCCGCCAATTTTTCCTCAAGACCTTAGATGTGTCTGAAAAAGCATCAAGAATTGTCTTAGAAAAGATGGTACGTGGAGAGTTAGGAAGCGAGGGGGGTGCCGTCTCTCCACCACCAGGTAATGCTCGGCCTCACTCTTCACAAGAAGACCAACTCTCCAGTAAACATGAAGATGAAGCAAATATGAGCAATGAAGATGATGAAATAAAGAGCGAGGGCTCATCGTGA